TTGCCGAAGGACTGGGTTTTCCATCATTAAGTAGCCATAAATTATTAGCCACTTTATATGGTGGAGTAGCAGTTGGCATTGGGTTGGGTTTAATTTTTAAAGGAGATGCATCTGCTGGGGCAGGAACTATTTTGGCTAAAATAGTAAATGAAAAAATGGGCGTAAAAACAGGCTATGTTATATTAGTGTTAGATGCTGTTGTAGTTGTTTCAGCAGGAGTTGTATTTAAAGATGTAGAGCTTGCTTTATGGAGTTTGATAAGCATTTATGTTGCCTCAAAATTAATTGACATGATTTTAACGGGTCGTCAGCACGAAAAAATTGTACACATAGCTGCTAATAATTTAGAACAGTTGAGCCAAGTTATTGTTGATGAATTGGGCATTACCGGAACTATTTTAAAAGGAAAAGATTTAAATTTTTCGTCGGACAGAAATGTAATTTTTATAGTGGTAGAAACCAATCGAATAAATGCCCTAAAGAATATTGTGAGAGATTTTGATCCCAATGCTTTTATGGTGGTTATGGAAGCATCCGAACTTTTAGGCCCAAAGAAAAAAGCGGTTCTTTAAAAAACTACGTGCTTTTTTGGTCGAGCACCCTTGCCTTTTCCTGTTCTGTTTGGCACTTCATAAAGATACCGTCCTTTGTTGCTTCCTTTTATGGTAATAGATGACGAACCACTTATTTCTGTTGGCTTAACGGTTTCTTCTTCTACAAATTTGGCTACTTCTTCTTTTACTTCCTCTTGTTGTTGTACCAGGTTCACCATGTTTTCTGCTCTTTCAGCTTCCGCTTTTTCGGCCAATTTAGCTGCTTCCTCTTTTGCTTTTCGTTCTTCCAATTCACGTTTCTCAGCTTCCTCTTTTGCTTTTAATGCTTGAGCTTCTTTTTCAGCTCGTTGTTTAGCTTCTGCTTGAGCAACAACCTTGGCAACACCTTCTTCTTTTGCATTTTCTAAAGCTTGTGTTTCTTTAAGTTTAGCAGCTTCTTCGGCTTGTTGTTTTGCAAGAGCTTCTTTCTCGAGTTTTTCTTTTAACACTGCTTCTTTTTTTGCTGCGGCCTCTTTCTCTTTCTGTTCTTTTGCTAAACGTTCTTTTTCTGCCAGCTTAGCTGCTTCTGCGGCTTTGGCTAAGGCTTGTTTTTCAGCATCAGCTTTAGCAATAGCCTCTTTTTCAGCAGCCTCTTTAGCTAATTTTTCAGCTTCTGCTTTTTTTGCTGCAGCTTCTTTTTCTGCTTTTGCTTTTGCTTCGGCTTCTGCTCTGACTTTTTCTTCTGCACGTTGTTTTTCAGCTTCTGCTTTTTTGTTTATTTCTGTATCTATTAATTTTAATTTTTCTTTAGGTTCAGGCTTATTTGAAAAAATTTGTAAAGCTTTTTCATAACCCTTTTTTGCTTCTTCCCAATCTTGTTTTGCAAAAGCTTTATCCGCCTCTTTTATTGTATTAGTATATTCTTTTTCTTTTTGTTGCTCTTTTTCTTGTTGTTTCGAGCAGTCATCAAGCATCTTATTAAGCTTTTCTAACAAAGGCATAGAATAGACCATGTCCCAATCAATAATGTTTTTATCGGCAAAATACACAGCACGTCCAATAGGCTTATCCAACATTTCAGCTTTTATACATTCGTTGGGTTTAAACATGGTTATTTCAGCATTCATATCGGGTGTTTTGTGTCGCTTATTTTCGGGAACACCAAATGTACTTAGGGTAATAGATTTACTAATAAAGCCAGGTTTTGAAAATGAAATGACATATTCCTTATCAAACAATAAGACCATTTTATATTCACCATTTCCATCGGAAGTACCAGAAGCCACCACTTTTCCATCAGCAACAGCACTGATGGTTACAGATGTTATCCGTTCGCCAGTATAATAATCGGAAGTAATCCCATCAAAGAAAACATTGTCTTCTTTTATTACATCTTTTTGTTTTGTACCACTAAGTTGTGCGAAAACACTAATAGCGAACAAACTAAAAATGGCAACTAATATGTGTTGTTTTTTGTTGATTTATTTATGGATTAGTGTGTAAATACAATTAGTTTCGCATCAATTAGTTTTGCTGGATTGTTAGGGTTTTTAACTTTAACATTGGTAATTGTTAATGCAGTATTATTTAAAAGCTCTAATTTTTTTATACTTGAAATAGGGAAAGAATTGTATTTTGTTGCTGGAATAATAACCACTAATTCAAAATTAGAATTACTAGGTTTGTGTAAGTAATTAAAAACACGTCTAGGGTTTTGAATTTGCCACATACCCCTAATTCTTAAATTAGTTATTCCTAATGGATCAACACGATTAACCCTTCCCAATTCATTGGTTTCAGCTAGTTCAACATTAGGAATTTCATTTATTCCTGTCGAAATTTTTTGCTTAACAATTTGATATGTTTCATGGTTTGCTGCGTAAATACTTCCATAAACCATCCATAATGAATTGATTTTTTCATTCGAGGTATGACCTATGCAATAAATCAAATCCTTTTCTACCCACTCTTCACAATCTCTACATTCTTGAGTAATAAGCGTACTATTAGATTGAATAGTTGATTTTGGATAAGAACTGTTTAAAGCTAAATCACTATTTACACTTTGAGTTTTTTTTACTTCAATAGCATCACCTGTTCTTATCATTATATCGGGAGGGTGGTTTTGATTACCAAGCCATGAAAACACATTGTTGTATTTTATCATTTTAGCCTGCTCATCAACTAATTTAATAGTATCTGCAAAGGCATCTTTTATATACATTTCTAAACCTTCACCAACATTGTTAACTCTGTTTTTCCCTGAGTAAAGGTTCTTAATATCTAGAATAGGGTTGGTTACAATATTTATAATTGCCTCTAAAATATTCGTCATGCAGCTATAATTTCTTTTTTGGTTGGAATATAATTTGATTTTTTGCTTTCATTTTTTATTATTTGCTCTTTAATGGTTTCCGCTAAAAATTTAGCAAGATTGATAGGGACAGCGTTACCAATCATTTTATAACCAGCAGGAACACTTTTGTAATAAAAAATAAAATTATCAGGGAATGTTTGAATCCTTGCACATTCTCGAATACTCAACCTTCTGTAAAGAGATTCTTTCCCAGGCACAAAAACTCGAATATTTTGTTCAATAAACTTCATTTTTGGTGCTTGTGGATGTATGGGGGCATGTCTGCCTCCAGCTTGAATAGTAAATGATTGTTCATCCCAACTTCTTACTCGATTTCTAGACATAAATATTGTTGAAAAATCACCTATCATATATTCGTGATTAGGAATTTTACAGTTTTTACCATTTGTTTTGTTATATGGTAAAGCGGCTAGAACGTTATCCTTTAAATCGAAAATTACATCTTGTAATGAAATTTTTGGAAATTTAGTTTTTGGAAATTCAAATTTAAAGTTTAAGTCTTTTCTTATTCCGATAAAAAAGATTCGCTTCCTATCCTGTGGCACATTATAATCACAAGCATTAAGCATTTCGAAAGAAAGTTCGTAGCCAATTCCTGCATTTTTAAACAACTCTTTAATACCATTTAATGCTTCAGAGTGTCTACCAAGCAACATTCCACTTACATTTTCAGCTAAAAAAAACTTTGGTTGTTTTGCCTCCAATATACGTATAAAATCAAAAAATAATTGGCCTCGTTTATCTCCAAGACCCTTCATTGCGCCAGCTTCACTCCAACTTTGGCAAGGCGGCCCCCCAATTATACCATCACAATCAGGAACTTCTTCAGGAGAAATATCAACAATACTTCTTTTATCGAGTATTGTGTGAGGGTGATTTTTTTCATAAGTTTCCCAAATTTCTTTATCGTATTCATTAGCCCAAATAACATTAAAACCAGCATTTTGGAAACCTAAATCAAGCCCACCAGCTCCAGCAAAAAATGAGACTATTTTCATATAAATTTAATTTTCTCTGTTTATATAATAACTATTAGCTTGAGCTAACGATGTTAATACTAAATCGTTAATACACAAATGTTTTGGTAGTGTTGTAGAATAATAAATAACCGAAGCCACGTCATCTGCACTCATTGGTTTGTAGCCGTTGTAAACATCTTTTGCTCTTGTTTTATCACCATGAAAACGCACTTCTGAAAACTCTGTTTCGGCAGCTCCTGGACAAATTTGAGTAACTTTTATGCCGTGTTCCAACAAATCGATTCGCATGCTTTTTGAAATAGCATCAACAGCATGTTTGGTAGCACAATACACATTTCCGTTTAAATATGCTTCTTTACCAGCGGTTGAACCAATGTTGATGATGTGCCCTTTTTTTCGAGCAATCATTAATGGCATAACGCTTCTCGAAACATGTAACAAGCCTTTAATGTTGGTGTCAATCATTTTGTTCCAATCGTCAAAATCACCATCTTGAATTTTGTTTAAACCACTTGCCAAACCAGCATTATTAATTAACACATCAATTTTTTTCCAATTCTCAGGCAAGGTGTTTATTGCTTCAAGCGTTGCTGCTTGGTCACGGACATCAAAACACAACGGCATTACTCGAATGTTATATTTATCAATCAATTTGTTCGATAATCTTTCTAAACGATCTTGTCTTCTACCTGTTAAAATTAAATGATCGCCGTTTTGAGCAAATAGCTTAGCCGATGCTTTTCCAAATCCCGATGTTGCTCCTGTTATAAAAATGATTTTGTTCATGCCGTTCGAATTAAAGTCTTTCAAATTTAAAGATAATTCCGCTTTGAACAATATTTACCGTTTTGCAATGGCTTAAATGAGTAAAAATATAGGGTTGGTTGAGGTTAAGTTTTTCATTTGAATGACACTTAAAACTACCCTCACATTCTAACTTCCCTTCAGGTGAAAACCTAGCAATAAAAAACACTTCTTGTTCTGATGTACTACTAATCACAAACCATGATCCAGCACCTTCGCCTGCTAACCATTGAGCGTTATTCGGAACTGACTCTACTTTTTTTGGAGGGTGAATTACGTTTTTCGTAATGTGATGTTTAACCATTGCTCGAAGATAATTTATTTTTAACCACATAGGAACATAGTAAACAAACACAGTATTAATTGGGTTTAAGTTTTACATAGTTATCCCGATTTATCGGGATAAAACTACTGTTTTTCTTAAAATCAACCTTTGTAGATTAATCAAAACTATGTTTCTATGTGGTTATTTTGGTATAGAAATTACAACATACTCCTTCAAACTTTTCACATTACCTATAGGAGAAGGACTTATGGTTAATGGAAATTTTAGTTTTAAATGATAAAAACGAGAGCTTTTTCCACCTAAAATAGTGGTACGTACAAACCTCGAACAATTGGTGCCATTCCAAACAAATGGGCCATACTTATGTGGACTATCTTCTTGTAGTTGTTTTGCTTTTCGGAAAGCACTTTCGAAATTTATGTGGCAATATGAAGCATGTAATGGACCTGTTCCATGGCAAGAAGGATTGCGTTGTAATTCAGCTAATAGTTCGGTGTAATTTTCAATTTTTCCATGGGTCGAAACCTGAGCTTTGGTTTGTATAACTAAATCGTGGTCGGTTTCTACATCTCTAACTCTACCATGACCGAAAGGGGCATGATACCTTCCAAAATCGAAATAAAAGCAATTACCCGAGTTGTTTTCAATTAACACTACCGCAGCATGACCAATTTTGTAATAATAGTTTTTACTAAAACCAGTAATTCGCATGATAGGGTCGTACCAAGCTCCAGCTTGTTTACACAAGGTTTCTGGCCAAGCCAAAGCAATTGCTATTCCGTTGTGCTTAGTTTTCATAAACAATTAGCGAATGGTGTTTGTTAGTTACAATATCAAAGTACGTAAATTCTTTTCTTTGTTGTTCAACAATAACTTGAGAAATACTAAGGGTTTGCAAACCTCCTTCTCGCTCCATTACAATATCATTTTTCACATCACTATCCTTTTTGGTAAAGTGAAAATTTTGAATGGTTTCTTTCGATAAACTCTTTTCGGAAGCAATGAGTTTTTCAAACCAATCTTCTCTTTTTTTTCTGACTTCGGCAGGATATAAAGTTGCAGACGACCATATTTGAGGAAGGTTTATGTCAATGTTTTTGATGTATTTTTTTGTGCCATCCCAACGCATTTCTACAAATTCTAAATTAGGACTGGAGTCGATTAACAACAAGGTAAAAGGTTCAATATTCTCTAAATCAACTTGATTTGAAAAATCATTAATAGATGAAAAAGCAAAGCTTTCTAACAAAATTAAGCCACGGCTTTTGCGGTAACGTTCTTTTTTAATATGGTTTTCGAAAGCGCCATTTAGCAAGCAAGCAGTTCGGTGTTTTTCGTCTGTTGCAATCCAAGTTCCTCCAGCAAGTTCATCTTTTGGGAAGATGAGCATTTTATCCCCAATGCTATATTTTTTAGGAAAAATAGTTGGACGAGCCTTTTGTTCGTCTCTACTCGAAGTTAAAATGTATCCGTTTTGAGTTGGAACAAAAGTTACTGTGCACATTGTTCTTGTTTGTATCGTATGGTTGCTGGAGCTACGCCAAAGTTTTCGGTAATGATTGATTCTAATTTCAATTCCTTTAAGCCAATTTTAATTAAAGCTTGATGGTGAATACTGTGCTCTAAACAATACGCTAATTCTCTTCCAAAAGTACTTGAAATGGTAGTGTTTGGGTTGTTACTGTGTGTATAATTTCCTTCTAAAAACAGTGGCTTTGTAGCTTCAAGTTTTGGTAAAGAAAAAACAATTTCGTCAATTTGATTTTGAGCAAAAACCACATCGGTTTCCAATTGTAAATTTCGTTGTCTGCTATCGTAATTTACTAGGCCTAAATTTTTAGCAGCAATTAAACAGGTATAAAACTCTAAAACATGTCGTACATGCTGACCAATACTTGCTCCAGAAAGTAAAACCAACGTTGAGCTATAATTGGTATCGTCAATGTTTTTTAACATTGATTTTATTTCTAAAAGGTTGGTTTTACAGTATTCAAACATAGCATTCAAAAATACGATTTAGTTCAACGATTTCCCAATAAATTGACTATTGATTAGTAGGAAGGTGATGGATAATTTCACTAACAGTCGACCTGTTTTTATAATCAATATCAAATTGCCTCCAAATAATTTTTTTGTCTTTATTAATAATAAAAGTTGCAGGAACAGGAAGTCTTTCAGAATCATCGGTGTGAGCCTCTTTTAGTTTTGCACCCAAAACAGAATTGTAAATCAATTTAGTTTTACCATCAGGATGAAATGTAACATCAAAATAATCCGATATTTTTTGACTTTCATCATAAAGTATGGTAAACTCTGCACCAGTTTTTTCTATGGTTTTTTCAATAAATTCTGGTTTGTCAGGAGAAATAACCACAAGAGAAGCACCTTTTTCATAAATGTATTGCAGGCTGTCTTGCATCAAACTCATGTGTTTGTTGCAAACAGGACACCATTGCCCACGAATAAAAATTAATACCACTGGACCACTTTCTAAGGCTTTATCCAAACTGTATTCAACACTTTTTGAATCGATGGCTGTAAAGTTTTCAATTGTTGTACCAACTGCTAAACCCTTTGGTTGATATTCTTCTGGAGATGTTTTTTTAGAGGAAGAACAACCCACAGAAAACACTGATATTAACGTGATTAATAAGATGTAATTTGATTTTATCTTCATGTTGTTAGTAGTCCAGTAATAATTATCTATTATGCTCAATCAAAAACTTTAGTTCCTTCTGTACAGTTTTGGCAAATATCTATTTCTGCACGATTGTTTAGTAAGGTTTTTCTAAAGTCCAGATATTTTTTGTTTAACCAAATTTGTTTTAGCGTGTTTTCTTTTAAATCCCCCAATTGGTGTTTAGCATCTTTATCAAAACAGCAAGGAACAATTTTTCCATCCCATGTAATTACGCACGAACTCCACATCCGCCAACACTCGTTCAATAGTTTGTTTTTTAAACGATAGGTTCCGTCAGTTTGTTTTTTGTATCTAGCATATTTTTCAATTGTTGGTATTAATGGGTTGCCATTTTTGTAATCGTAAACCTGTGCAGTTTTAAAACGAATTTCGTCAACCCCCATTTGAGTAGAAAGTTTTTTTGCATCTTCAATTTGATGCTCGTTTGGTTGTACTACCAAAAACTGAAAAATAACGTAGGGAGTTTTGCTGTTCAGTTTTTTCTTGGCTTCAATAATGTTTTTTGCACCCTCTAATACTTTATTTAAATCACCACCTTTTCGGTAGCTTTCGTAGGTTTCTTGTGTGGTCCCATCAATAGAAATGGTTAAACGACTTAAACCTGATTTTACTGTTTCTTCGGCTTTTTGTGGGGTTAAAAAATGTGCGTTGGTTGAGGTTGCCGTATATATTTTTTTAGCATTGGCGTAGCTTACCATTTCTAAAAAATTAGGGTTAATATAAGGTTCGCCCTGAAAATAAAAGTTGAGGTAAAAAGCGTGTTGTTTAACTTCGTCGATAATTTTTTTGTAGAAATCGGTTTTTAGATTTCCTTCTGCTCTGGTAAATTGTTTTAACCCACTTGGGCATTCGGGACAACCCAAATTACAAGCTGTTGTAGGCTCTATAGTTATACTTAATGGCAAACCGTTTACCACACCATTTTTTGAAATTTTAGCCCAATAAAAACTTGAGTAAACTAGCAGGGCATTAAAGCTTTTGCTCAGGTTTAGTTTAGTTATGAGGTTAAAGTTATCGTAAAACGATGCTGCCATTTATCAAAAATACTAATTCATTGTTTGTATAAATGTTGTAAATTCACACTTTACTAAAAAGTTAAATAAAAATAATTGTTTTGAAGGAGTTTTTGCACTTTCTTACACAAACATATATTGGTGGTTTTATATGTCTTATTTTTGGATGTTTATTTCTTTTATGGAATATAAAGAAGCCTCATATAGATGAACGCTCACCAATTCAACCATACATGAAAGGATGGTTTGCTGGTATTGGCTTTGTGGTTCTTGGGTTAACTATAATTGGTTTGAAATTTTTTAATAAAATTTAATGTCAAAAAAACACCTTTTAATACTATTTTTTGGGCTTTTGTCAGCATTAGCAAGTTTTTCCCAATACACCCTAAAAGGTAAAGTTATTGACGAAAGCACCAAATCATCTTTGGCTTTTGTAAATATTTTGGGTAACCAAAAAATAGGAGCAACAACCAATATTGATGGGCTTTTTACGATAAACTCTACCCAACCAATTACCAAATTAAAATTGAGTTATGTAGGTTATGAGGTTAAGGAGGTTGATGTAAGTGGAAAAACTTCGGTTGTTGTTTCGTTAACACCAACAAGTTATCAGTTAAGTGAATTTACCTTGCTGCCTGGCGAAAATCCAGCACACCGAATTATTAATAATGTGGTGGAGAATAGAAAAATTCACAACCCCGAAAAAAGCATCAATTTTAAGTACGAATCGTACAACAAATTATTTGTTACTGGCGCAGTAGATAGTGCTATAGCCAATAATCCTGAAAAACTTGCCGAACAAGACTCTATCACACAACGAACTGTTGCGTTGTTGGAAAAACACCACATTTTTATCATGGAATCGGTTACCGAACGAAAATACATGTTGCCCGATAGAA
This genomic interval from Flavobacteriales bacterium contains the following:
- a CDS encoding SDR family NAD(P)-dependent oxidoreductase — translated: MNKIIFITGATSGFGKASAKLFAQNGDHLILTGRRQDRLERLSNKLIDKYNIRVMPLCFDVRDQAATLEAINTLPENWKKIDVLINNAGLASGLNKIQDGDFDDWNKMIDTNIKGLLHVSRSVMPLMIARKKGHIINIGSTAGKEAYLNGNVYCATKHAVDAISKSMRIDLLEHGIKVTQICPGAAETEFSEVRFHGDKTRAKDVYNGYKPMSADDVASVIYYSTTLPKHLCINDLVLTSLAQANSYYINREN
- a CDS encoding NgoPII family restriction endonuclease — encoded protein: MTNILEAIINIVTNPILDIKNLYSGKNRVNNVGEGLEMYIKDAFADTIKLVDEQAKMIKYNNVFSWLGNQNHPPDIMIRTGDAIEVKKTQSVNSDLALNSSYPKSTIQSNSTLITQECRDCEEWVEKDLIYCIGHTSNEKINSLWMVYGSIYAANHETYQIVKQKISTGINEIPNVELAETNELGRVNRVDPLGITNLRIRGMWQIQNPRRVFNYLHKPSNSNFELVVIIPATKYNSFPISSIKKLELLNNTALTITNVKVKNPNNPAKLIDAKLIVFTH
- a CDS encoding NRDE family protein, which translates into the protein MCTVTFVPTQNGYILTSSRDEQKARPTIFPKKYSIGDKMLIFPKDELAGGTWIATDEKHRTACLLNGAFENHIKKERYRKSRGLILLESFAFSSINDFSNQVDLENIEPFTLLLIDSSPNLEFVEMRWDGTKKYIKNIDINLPQIWSSATLYPAEVRKKREDWFEKLIASEKSLSKETIQNFHFTKKDSDVKNDIVMEREGGLQTLSISQVIVEQQRKEFTYFDIVTNKHHSLIVYEN
- a CDS encoding DinB family protein — its product is MLKNIDDTNYSSTLVLLSGASIGQHVRHVLEFYTCLIAAKNLGLVNYDSRQRNLQLETDVVFAQNQIDEIVFSLPKLEATKPLFLEGNYTHSNNPNTTISSTFGRELAYCLEHSIHHQALIKIGLKELKLESIITENFGVAPATIRYKQEQCAQ
- a CDS encoding YitT family protein, yielding MSWLFKRSEIRNYIFIFFGSAFLAMGMVGFLVPNKIATGGIAGLSIIFHHLFNLPTGLILAIVNIPLLLVSVKYLGKKFAVRTIIAIGLTAIMVDFFAEGLGFPSLSSHKLLATLYGGVAVGIGLGLIFKGDASAGAGTILAKIVNEKMGVKTGYVILVLDAVVVVSAGVVFKDVELALWSLISIYVASKLIDMILTGRQHEKIVHIAANNLEQLSQVIVDELGITGTILKGKDLNFSSDRNVIFIVVETNRINALKNIVRDFDPNAFMVVMEASELLGPKKKAVL
- a CDS encoding SPASM domain-containing protein, translating into MAASFYDNFNLITKLNLSKSFNALLVYSSFYWAKISKNGVVNGLPLSITIEPTTACNLGCPECPSGLKQFTRAEGNLKTDFYKKIIDEVKQHAFYLNFYFQGEPYINPNFLEMVSYANAKKIYTATSTNAHFLTPQKAEETVKSGLSRLTISIDGTTQETYESYRKGGDLNKVLEGAKNIIEAKKKLNSKTPYVIFQFLVVQPNEHQIEDAKKLSTQMGVDEIRFKTAQVYDYKNGNPLIPTIEKYARYKKQTDGTYRLKNKLLNECWRMWSSCVITWDGKIVPCCFDKDAKHQLGDLKENTLKQIWLNKKYLDFRKTLLNNRAEIDICQNCTEGTKVFD
- a CDS encoding AhpC/TSA family protein, which codes for MKIKSNYILLITLISVFSVGCSSSKKTSPEEYQPKGLAVGTTIENFTAIDSKSVEYSLDKALESGPVVLIFIRGQWCPVCNKHMSLMQDSLQYIYEKGASLVVISPDKPEFIEKTIEKTGAEFTILYDESQKISDYFDVTFHPDGKTKLIYNSVLGAKLKEAHTDDSERLPVPATFIINKDKKIIWRQFDIDYKNRSTVSEIIHHLPTNQ
- a CDS encoding DNA cytosine methyltransferase, yielding MKIVSFFAGAGGLDLGFQNAGFNVIWANEYDKEIWETYEKNHPHTILDKRSIVDISPEEVPDCDGIIGGPPCQSWSEAGAMKGLGDKRGQLFFDFIRILEAKQPKFFLAENVSGMLLGRHSEALNGIKELFKNAGIGYELSFEMLNACDYNVPQDRKRIFFIGIRKDLNFKFEFPKTKFPKISLQDVIFDLKDNVLAALPYNKTNGKNCKIPNHEYMIGDFSTIFMSRNRVRSWDEQSFTIQAGGRHAPIHPQAPKMKFIEQNIRVFVPGKESLYRRLSIRECARIQTFPDNFIFYYKSVPAGYKMIGNAVPINLAKFLAETIKEQIIKNESKKSNYIPTKKEIIAA